Part of the Halorhabdus utahensis DSM 12940 genome, CTGGGTGAGTGGGTCGGGTGGAGTCATGATTGCAACGGTAGCGTGCCAAACTAATCCGAGGACCAACACAGACATCAGGAACTGAGAACCTTTCGACGCCATCTCTTGTTGTTCAATATTCCACTCGAACTGTCTTAAAGGCATC contains:
- a CDS encoding DUF7534 family protein, producing MPLRQFEWNIEQQEMASKGSQFLMSVLVLGLVWHATVAIMTPPDPLTQLYTVGALVPVVLVLSYHLSYQRGYEWI